The Topomyia yanbarensis strain Yona2022 chromosome 3, ASM3024719v1, whole genome shotgun sequence nucleotide sequence aagtgaggttatacattttcatacaatgctctatgtttttgacaggtatatgaatgaatcattcagCATctgtgatgccaggtctattgaaacaatagcctgcagtaaaaatataaaagtctgctgattgctacaaaaatcttcaataaatttgacatagaaatgtagtatgtatatattttaaatgatcaaaaatgttgaaggcttgtgtataaattggctggcataggctttgttctgctaaatatttgtaatctgcaaaacatctgcagtgaaaatgcaaaatctgcagatttactaatatatatgcagatctggcatccttttagtattccccacaggaaattcatccaaatggtgtaaaaatacgaggaaacaaggcaagataggtattcagaatatggggttaaatgagcaacttgcactaattttggttttttcaatagttagaggtaccaaatcatcgcggcaataggaAGTAACGAATTggagataaaaaaggaagcatcctatcatataaaattttttgacgagtaAGGTCTAttatagaaaaactctagtaagagaactgcggagagaaaaacagcatttttggcaacgtatgccccggcattatatggcaacacgtccaatgttataaggataggcaatgttcgattaggcaatccatgagacgtttctgatcagctgattatttcttgtttacttattctgacgttactccgaggggtgcgacgtccgacaatattgttgattcgatccaacatcaaacgaatcggactaacaaagttgtttgtcggacgagtttttctgttcgcaggagtagacttgttgacagaaaacaccgctgaattgtcaaacaaacgtctaatggattgcctaattggattcgttttttgacagctaaacgcgaatccaatcgatccaaaatggagtctccgcagttctctttctagagtttttctagtctaTTACATTCTCTGGGTTCtctaacaaattttaatatcattagttcttctctaattgtttaaaattaaacaaaatccacagttttaaaaaaaatatcacgtttcatatttcaacgatagccaagaggaaccGATGGAAGTAAaccattttcaaattggatttaaatgtacaatcacagataacagacgtttaggctcgatttgaatcgtgtgtaaatacccgctgctgaaattccgaataaatcagacatctgaaacatgtttggcaaacgtttgcagatggcgcagtgatcactacaatgcagttagagtgcagctgtcaaacacgtgtagcaaacagttgcgcagatggcaatagtgaaacacggattttcaacgtatatcaatttaaaagtttacacaggtttttgaagaaattttgttctagcctaaacgtctgttatctgtggtacaattgtaatattttttattgaattaattaatttgtctgaataaacttcactgtttccgaaatatattcagtcacattcagtgtgtccTAAATATACTTGAAACACTGtcgaaattagtatgggaagcTCTggaatgtgaaaaattcatactgtgaagaaatgtcattttcgagtttatgtcaacgttttctttcaagaacagtaattttgaagtagactcgtgcatgtattgcattaaaaaacattGGCaaccaaatattttttgacaacgtaatttcacttcctctaggggtccaaaattggttggttacccaattttatgatttatgaaacaaaaccCTTTTACAGGTTCGTTCGAGTGAAATTTTCTTGGtggacatcacgcaggactagggaTTTACCTAAAAAcacagtgttttcgtttttggagctagcttcAATACGGCGCTAACTTAGCCTtgtcaccaagttagtgtcggattccgatgaaacgaagtcgaaacgaaaattcTATAACTCATTTAATTATAGGTTTTACACAATTTTCTCCTCAATGGAGAAATAATAGTTTTacccaaatttttctccactaaggaaaaATTTAGCATAGTGTATATGAACGACTATTGGGTACCTTTAATAAAACAAGAAcaacacattttttatatttttattgtatttagATAAAGTTGCCTTATTCACATTTCAAATACGATTGATTTTTGATAGATATTATTTTGTCTGTGTGTAGCTGGATTTGTCCACAACAAAGCCTATTTACAAGTACAAAAATATGCTCTCTATTTGAATGCTGTGTTGAATCTGTTATCCATCCGATCTGCTGATCGCAACTTCAATGCAATACTATTTTTAACTATATATAACACAAAAAACAATATTCATAACAGAAGCGTTTCACTCTTAATGTGTGGTAAATTCAACGAATTAGAAAATATACATAAACTAGGTATCGATTATGCCacaaatggaaaataaagacgGCCAAAATAAATTCTGCCGTTTAAAAGTAACAGAAATCGAAACATCGATTGCACATGTTTGCGTTTTGACAATTTCAACGGGCAGTCTAACACTACAATCCACAATTTACAGCTACGGGTTATCGGCTTTGTAACTAACACAATAAGGATAACTTGGAATAATAATTTTCCTTGGTATTCGAATCGAATGGCAAATAGTGTAACGATAGTGAGCAGGGAATGTTGATTGTAAACTAAACTATACTTGAGAGATGAAATCAGTTACACTAGCAACTATCGTATCCAAAAGTTCATACGTGAAATTACCAAATTAAGGGGGCATTGACTATCTTCTTTTGTAGCTTATGGATAAACATGAAATATAGGTGTAAACCACAATCCAAAGACATGTAATTCGATCGTATGCCCTTTGAATAtgttagtatttgaatggaaatttagaaatttgatTGTATTATCACAAAGCCATCTCTGAAACGTTGAACGTAATGCCTTCAAGCTGATGCCTAGTCAAATTAAGGATTTTGGTTTTAAGCTAGAGACGTTTCGATCGATTGAACGGCAGCTGTCCTGCGTTCTTAGTTAGTAGTTGATTTACTGACAACACGGGCGGTTTTCAAACTTCTGCCTCTTTTAAGCAATACACGAAACTCAGTAAAAGAATAGCAACCGTTCCTGGGCGGACGATGAAAGCAAACGCCAGGTTCGCTTGATGCTAATGTACTGAACCAGAGCCCGTACGCAGATCAGGAATCCAAATGCCATTATGAGCCACCAAAGCCAGGAGTTTTCATGCGATGCAAAGTCTGTTGAATGTTTGACGATCAAAGTCCACTTGGCTAGCGAGAGACCGAAACCGGACAAAGCTCCATAGCGGGCAGCGATCGTATGACAGAAGCATGTCAACATCAGGAAACCGATCCAGTTGAACAAAAATGCGACCAGAAAGGCTGTCACAAAGACAATGTCCGTTCCGAGGAGACTGTTATCAGCATTGATGTTTTCTCCGTCGGCGTCGATGGCAATGAAGGTGACAGCTGGCGCACCACCGAGGCCACCCGTGGAACGTCCTGTCGGTCCCAGTGGGAGACCTGTAATACTGGGTGGCGGTGGAGGCATCTGGCCCATACCCGGTGGAATTGGTAACTCATGGTTGATCATTTTTTCCATCTGAACCTCCTCGTATGTCGGCAGCTTGGTCGTTATATCTTGATGTGGCTGTTGAGCATAATGCTGATGAGCATTGTTATCCGTTGCTTCGTATGGTGGCGGGGCGCTAAAGTCCGCCTTGGGCGGGGGTAAATCAtcgttgttgctgttgttgttgttggccGGAGGCATGTTTTTCGAAGCGCTGTGTGGAAAATATATAATTTACTATTTGTTGGATTGGTGTGATAAATTTACCACATATGTGACATTACACTTAGAGTAAATAGCGAATAGTTTCAATAAAATGTCGCAATCCAACCAGTAATGTTTACACTACGTTATCAATCGACCTTGACCTTTGTTTTACTACCTACGACATTAAGGTCTTGCTATAGCATCGAACGACTGAGTACAGGATTAGAGTCGAAACACTCCTAACCAAAATCAGACCATTTTAAATGTATTGTTCAAAGTATTTGCAATTTATTAGTAAAATTCGAACATCTTGTACTTTTTGTGACAGAAAAAACTCGCATACGAACACTAAATCGTTTTATCCTTGGGGTGGAGGAATTATCGATTTTTACCTCCACAGGTAGAGATGCAAACGACCTAAACAAATTTGAAACGCACGAATTTTGTTGCACTCGCATGAAGTTGATGACGAAAGATGCCCCTTCCCTGACAAATTTAAACTAGTTATTGTTGGTTTTCGGTAACATTTTGATTGCACAAAATTTTACGAACGAGTCAAAATGCAACAGGAAAACAAAAATGACTACCTTTTACTTTACACTCGAAGCAAATTTCTTTTCGATTCGTTAGTTGCGGCAAACACTTTTTCTAATGCAATAAATCATCCAAGTGAACACTTTTACAAATTTCAGCAGTCAGCAAACATgaaaaattacaatattttTCTATCGATTTCAGACTATTCCTTTGATTAGACCCCTATCATGCAACTTGTGTAATAACTTTTCTATCAGTCGTCAGCTAATCTTTCCTCTCTTCGTTTCGATACGTCATTCGCTTGTTTGTTAAAAGCAAACCCCAGTGACATTTAACCGTCAGAATGAAAAGATTTTTGGGTAGCGCATATATACCCAGCAGTTTTAGATTAACAGGAATGATCTCATCTACCATTAAGGTGTAAgaagggtggccagatagaataccttaatatcggtaaggtcaataaaagtttatcggtagttatcggtaggccgcccggatagaattttacaatagcatttaccctacaaacaattataaaacaataaatattatagttattactgtttcaacattgttcgatgccaagttctcacagtagattaacaataaaatttcatgtaacaataaatttcactgttcggcaaaaaactgatacagcgcattcacattaaattttactgttttcgagaaaaatatgtatggagaaaaattgatttttttaatgttaagatacataaccacccccctttttcactgtaaaagtctattttacattgaaatttactgtaaaaacgttaaagtttattgtttttgtattgtagcataacactaaaacttactgtaaattattgtaaaattactgtactgtcacagtgaaaatcatggttttgttactgtacatttctattcgggcgggttgttgtcccaaaaacgtagtgttgatatccctaataaacatcgtatgattcacgagcctaacgacctgttcagggtatcatccaaacaatatgtggaatcgttggactatatgggttaaggttcgtgtataatatttttattagggATAGAAttgcaaaatactgaaaacacagatctcagaccattccaacccaaaaatgaatgttgagtaggatgtgtccaaaatcaatgaaaaccggtaattttcggtagggataacaaaatatcggtagttttcccTTGGTCGTCTGTTCGgcagggaagaccaaaatcggtacccgaatagaaatgtacaaactttgattaaattaaattaaaaaatgattaaaaattttcactgtgacagtacagtaattttacaataatttacagtaagttttagtgttatgctacaatacaaaaacaataaactttaacgtttttacagtaaatttcaatgtaaaatagacttttacagtaaaaggtgggtggttatgtatcttaacattaaaaaattgttttttctccatacattattttctcaaaaacagtaaaatataatgtgaatttactgtatcagtattttgctgaacagtgaaatttattgttacgtgaaattttatcgtaataactatattgtttattgttttatgattgtttgtagggtaaatgctattgtaaatttCTATATTgataggactaccgataaatcggtaggtctagCCACCCTGGGTGTAAGTTCTCAACATGATGGAAGAGTGGGACtacatttttcaataaaaaaaaaacaaaaattgagtTCTTTTCTTAGAGTGATTTCCCCCTAGGTTCCTTTCAAGTttttgctttattatttttattttaaatgctaacaaaaaaatctttttataaCCTTTTTATCTTAGTTTGAAAGAggctgaaaaaaatgaaaacctcATGCCAACTTTTGGGAACACatttactgaaaaaaatccccGATATTCCAAATCAACGCGGAGGCAAtctgacagatagtgcttgtttcatatatgtaccactgatttgacgGTGGCGCTAGTATACCTTCTTCATATGAGTACtttgaacaacgaaacgaaatattttcaagCAAAAAGCGTTTGTTACGTGTACTATGAACGCCGTCGATGCATCAGCtaaaacaacatttagaaaaaccATATTCCCAAATGacgataaagaaaactattattcgAGAAAAATCTAGCACCAACTGAAAAACAAATAGCAAAGTTACGTATAAATCCAAGTATAAATCTTATTAAAAATTTAGCTGGACGTCTTTGTTTTTAGAAACCTACTCTTCCTTCCTAAGAATGCTTTGGACTTCTTGTTATGTGAAGCAAGGTTTAAAATTCTCGTACCCATGCAATGAACTATAAAATACACTGCGTTCACCTTCATCATTTCGCTGCCTTCTTCGTTACTAAATGCATACAAAGCAAAACAATGAAGCCAATGCTCCTTATTCTTTCGAttctttcgttttcctatgacaatacgaaaattcaaactcgttttaattttaaatcagtTATTTTTGATACTTCCACAAAAACAGGCAATATgcacacagagaacagacattcaAGCTAGAAGATTTTAATTCGGAAAATTTgtgtaaatatttaaatgaaaatacgttaaaAATTCACTAGCGACACCTATCGTCAAGTTCCGTTTATCACCATCGTCCTGGTTCGCCATGTTTGTTCACCATCAACAAGCTGTCAAATCTACCCACAACAAAAACAAgagaaaatttttttcaaaacaatgagATTTCTTCTGCTACCAAGTTGCAGTTACTGTTCAACCGTTGCTGCAGTAATTATAAGATAATTGAAACATTCCCTATTGTTGACAACGATGTTTGTGTTCTATATTTAAACCGTCGAAGCGTTGTTACATAaactaagcgagggtgaagaaatcggtccTTAGAGACCAGCACATGAACTCTATCGTATCAGAGCCCGCACCGGAGTTATTTCCAGTGTACGACAGCTTGTTGACGCCGAGTGCTAGTGTAAAATACTTCCAAAATTGCTCGGGTTACGTGTTGCGTCCCGTACATAATCGATTCGTCCCGGGCATTTGGCATCTCCAGTGAAAGTGGTACTAAGTAATTCTTAATTATAGAAGACCAAAACAGTTGTCACTTAATCGAACTAATTttcaggtgactttgtggaaaGTAGACTGCGTAATTAGCAAGAGCTGTGGAtgtcatttttctttgttaTTGTGGAAATAACTTTGAAAACCAACCGTCGAGGATGTTTACGATACCTTCGAGTATTGCTCGTAAGATGAAAGTAAGCGTGATGGAACTGACATCAATTTCTACCATAAACGTCTACCGTGGAGGCTAGCGGAcacaaaattcttctaagaatTTCTATGATGCGATGAAGGATAGAACAGTTGGATTAATGAGCATTACGAGCGGGTTTCAAAATACGTCAAAGCCAGATGATAGATACACCCTGTTCTGATTTTGCCCACGTATATAGAGGATTCCTAATCCATGAGAAGTATAGTCAAGTTGCGGATGAATAGGTACAGATTCTATTGGTATACCTGTCAAAATGCAGTGAAATGCAAAACTGGAAGCAAGTTGTTCACAGGTGTGAATGTCCCTATTAGATTGCAACAAATGTAGTTGAGGAAAGAATGCATTGTGGGTGAATATAATAAGCTTTAGTAGTAACAATTTGATTATGTGTATCATTAATTTATTATAGGTCACGCGAAACCTCACTATGAAACAGCACTTCACTACTGAGCTGGCAAATTCATACGGAATGCCTTCCGGTTCCGTTTTTGTCGACGCTTATTGCTGTCAGCCACTTTGCGCTGAATCCGAACATTTCCTAGAAATCCTTGTATTAGAGTGTTAAAGATATAACCAATAAGTCTATCGAAGCATGACCGGCATGCTGCAAAATCGAAAGCATTATAATCGATATAGGCCTTCAAGCGTTTCTTGACACCTCTTCTgttttcaaaaagaaatttCCGAAACTTCAGTTTGAAGCTCCAAAAGGCCTGTAGACCAACAGCATATAAAGTGTTATTCGGAATGTTAACCGAACGTGCGGAAATTGAAGATTTCAATAAAGTGAACAAATAATCTTCGTTTTCTAGGATCTCGTCATCCTGCAGGGCTATCAATTTCTCTCGACACTTTCTATGACGAAGTTTTCGCACAGCGGCTCCAAGAACGTAAACTAAAGCATTAATTTCCTTAGTTTGAACCACCTGAGAAACGGATACATCAAGGGCTTCAAATTCATAATCTGAATACTGGTCTTGTTCTGCCATTGGAAAACTCTCCAAATCTTCTTCGTTGAGAAGAGGTACTGCCTGATCATTTTGGCAATTTTTGccattaaaattttgttcaactGCTGTTATCATACTATACTTGAATGCGCTGGCGAATTGAAACGCATTGGGAGCATCATTAAAACCGCAACGACGCCtaatttcggaaaaaaaaatttccaggCAGTCTTGACAGAGCGGATTCGTACAAAGATTGCAACATTTGTAGTCCTCCTTCAACGTTGTCCACAGCCATCGCAAGGCGTAGATATTACCAATTAGGCCACTTAAATAGTGTGGGTGTTTTTGGGTAGCCTTCAGCCTGTTTGATTCCTCCTTAGCCTATAAGAAGCATAATGAATATTTTAATAACGTTTAAGCGTTTAGTATTCAGGAATGGTAGCGCGAATACGCATAAATGACGGAAGTACATAACCAAAGTGAACGTACGTCATTTATTTGAATTCTACAGATTTATATATCAAAACTACCTCGTTCAAATCGAAGCAGGAATTCGGAATATAGTACATGCATTTCAAGATTTTCATAGTCTTTGTAAGAAAGTTCATGTGATTGGTTCCGTCAGTAATTGCAGTTCGGTACGGCTGGTTCAACGAAAATAATAATACTCATGaattataaagttataaaattttaaatcaatCTCTTTTGATAACTAATACCTTGCCAATGGAATCTGTATATTTATCCTTTGAATTAAATATGTCGAACAATTTATCATGGATTTCGACAAACTCTGCTGTGTCCAGTACTTCATTTGGTAGTTCACCACTTTGTACATAATATCTCATACCAATCGCACAGGTCTCACTTAATGTTCGCGTTGCTAATGCAACGTTCATTGATGAGAACGGTGGTAATTCAATgtttttcagtttcagttttGGAACTAGTCTTAAAGCAGGATCTTGCTGTACATCCACATCAAATAACTGTTTAATGTGAGTTTTGGAAGCAATTTTATTATCAAAAACAGCGTTGTACTTAAAAATCGCATTCCGGGTATTTTTTATCAGATGAGGCGTGTCGTACATAATTGCAATTTTCGAGCCATTTAATTCCAAAAATGGACTTGTAACAGTGGCACCAGCTTGGCGTACCATTCTCATGCTGGTACTACACTGGTCCATGGTTAAAACAAGAGGAATTAACCCACAATTATGCACAGCACGGATACTCCTCTTAACCATTTTGAGTTGTTTTTCATTACCTAGACTATTGTGAGCAAGGAGGTATCCTATGGGCTGAAATTTTGagcaaatatttgaaaattacaTGTGAGACGGCATTTGAGTGGTATATAAGCTTTATACAGTAATCAGTGTACTCAGAAACAATTGGGAATATTTGGAAAGAACAGTAATCCTATAATCGGGAATATTGTTATAGAGAACTATCTCAGCACAAGACAACTCATTGGTTGTTTTGGTTATTGCCTATGATAATCATCAATTACAGGGTGACTGTGGATAGACCAAACTACAGACTCTTtacacagacttgcggagacaaaaccataaaaccaagAACCATGCATATATTGGCATCACGCAAGATCCCATAAACTGTAGGGCTTCCTGCCATATTTCACCTCACAAACTCATCATGCTTGTTTGGCTGCATTTTTGAcccttcgctagtctgtgtgtAGTCTGTAGACCAAACTGGCTCTGAGTGCAAATAATGATACAGCACCTGTTTAAACCGAGAATATATCCCAGACACCATAAATGTTATGGCCTCGGTCGCAagtttcatcacatcatttttttcgattctgCGTTTAAGGCCGTCATCTGGAAATCTATGGAACTTGTCAGCTTTCGTGCTATAGGAAAGTTCTGATTTAATGGCCATTCCATCGAATGAAATCACAACAGTTCTGTGCTTCTTTGCCTTTATtcgctttatttttttgttcattattGCAATGATAGCGACGTTTAGGCCCGGCTCGATGCCGATGTGTTTATTATGGTTATACACTGAATTGTTGTGCGGCAATACAAGGTGACCAGAGTTCTTGATGTGACGATAGGTTCGTGGACCACTTAAATAAGTCGAAGCAGCGAACCTCATAGTAGGTGCCTGATATCTACGCCCTTTTGGCTTTCGCAAAACATTGCGCAGTGAATCGAATATCACAGGATTGTTTCGAGCTCGTTCACCTAACAATTCATTCGAGGTTTTATGTTTTTTCAAAATCTTATGCTCAACTTGTAATTTGGCAAGCTGCAGTTTCCTTTGTCGTGCAGATTTCAACCGACGTTTACTTGTTTGTGTTGAAACAAATAAGTGTCGTTTAAGTTTGTTCACCTCATTTTGCAATCGTTGCGTCTTTGCTTGTTCCATTTTGAATTGGGTATAAAAATCAGGCACAGAGCAAATGTTATTCGTGGCGGATTCAACCGCATTGTGTTTGCCATCATTTGAACAAAAATCACAGGTAAAAAGTTGTTGCTGCGACGGATCATAGGTGGAAAGTATCGTCATAAGAGACCTTCACATCATCCGGCTGCATTTTACTAAGGAATTTAGTATGCTCTGCCTCTCTGTGGCTTTGATCAGTACTACACAAGTCTCTGTAATATAAAAATCTATAAAAACAGTTAGCAAATTCTAATTTTCCATACCCGTTGGTTTCTTCTGTAGGTTCTGCAAAAGTTTCAGGTTGACAATCAAGTTGGCTGTTGTTTTTGGTTTTACGGGCAGCTTTCTGCCATTCCCAAAAGTCTTCATCGCTTTCAATAAATTCCACCACTCCATGGGGATCATCAACGTAGTTAATGTTAGCATGAAGCTGCATCGCGGTATTCCTTTCCGGGGAACTGTTATCACGAGATGCGCATTCATAGGGTATGATTTGACATGGTTCCATCATAGAGTTTTTCCACTTGATGGAATCGTGATCGTCATCAATATATTCTACTCCTTGGTATTCTTCAGACGGACTAGATCCTACTGCGGCACACAAGTCTCTGTAATGAATGAATGAAGAATATAAAAAGAAtagccaatttcaatttttacacCTACACGTCATCTTCTCCTGCATGCTCATCCAATACTTCCTGTTGATACTCAATGTTGCTACCATATTCTCTGCACCGTGTAGCTTCGTGCCATtgctgaaaatcaccatcgcttTCGATGAATTCCACTATGCCTTCAGGATCATCAGCGTAGTTACCATTTGTAACAATTGGTATCATATTATTCCATTCCGGGGAACGGATGTGAGGAACGCTACCAGCGCGCAGTCTGCTTTGACATGGGAAAAAAACGCAAATCTTATCAACcgcataattattttttttgttactgACCCTGTCCCTCTTTTTCCTAGGTCTCGTAAAGCATCCGGGGGGAAATGATCAGAACACAGTTTTTTCCTCGTAAGCGAATTTGCTCCATGCAACAGGAAAATCTCTTGCAATGCTGGAGACTCACAACTAGACACCCATTGACTGCATCTGCAAATAGATAGCAAAGAACATTTTGTGACTGAACTTTCCATATGGTATGGAAATACTTACAGTTTTGTATCTTTGGGAAAATTATAAAAGGATTTACCCTCAGTAATTCCTTGTTTATTTGGGCACCAATAATGTTCACATTTGCGTCCCATATTGGATATCAAAACTAAACAATCGTATTCATTTTGATAATGTGGAAGTTTAAATGAATGACATTAGAATGACGGATGAAAAGTCAGCTAGTGGCGATCGAAGCGCCggctagtggcaagttgctagttagttttttttcaaagtgactgttttatttcttacacacattgaaaattcgacttgtatgtcagttctcagtgatatGCATACTAatagcacagacaaacagacgtaacacgagatgaattttcatcgcccacagaaaaaacggtcgatttaaattatgaaaaatgcgcCATCTCACCGAGCGTGGCGCTAGTGAAGCGATTTTGACACATAGCCATAATGCGTCACTTCGCACCACCCGAAAATCAAGATGAAGGGAAAGAAAGATGGGAACATTCGTCACCTTTAAGTGTATTACTTTtatacatgtaaaattaaacatgaCGTCCGCGACCCTGGAAATAAGCATAAAGAGCCGAATGGGAAAAGGtcgagcttcacctcggatATTCTGATTCGAACACTTAGGGACAGATAAAAATCTCTAATCTTCCGATAAAAATAATTGTAtcgttatttgtttgtttttcttcATATCCTTTTGtttaatcggttttttcgaagaaaaatgacaactgtACTTATACATAGAAAAATTGGGTA carries:
- the LOC131688417 gene encoding uncharacterized protein LOC131688417, translating into MGRKCEHYWCPNKQGITEGKSFYNFPKDTKLCSQWVSSCESPALQEIFLLHGANSLTRKKLCSDHFPPDALRDLGKRGTGLRAGSVPHIRSPEWNNMIPIVTNGNYADDPEGIVEFIESDGDFQQWHEATRCREYGSNIEYQQEVLDEHAGEDDVDLCAAVGSSPSEEYQGVEYIDDDHDSIKWKNSMMEPCQIIPYECASRDNSSPERNTAMQLHANINYVDDPHGVVEFIESDEDFWEWQKAARKTKNNSQLDCQPETFAEPTEETNGDLCSTDQSHREAEHTKFLSKMQPDDVKVSYDDTFHL
- the LOC131688161 gene encoding NEDD4 family-interacting protein 1 — encoded protein: MPPANNNNSNNDDLPPPKADFSAPPPYEATDNNAHQHYAQQPHQDITTKLPTYEEVQMEKMINHELPIPPGMGQMPPPPPSITGLPLGPTGRSTGGLGGAPAVTFIAIDADGENINADNSLLGTDIVFVTAFLVAFLFNWIGFLMLTCFCHTIAARYGALSGFGLSLAKWTLIVKHSTDFASHENSWLWWLIMAFGFLICVRALVQYISIKRTWRLLSSSAQERLLFFY